Proteins from a single region of Dictyoglomus sp. NZ13-RE01:
- a CDS encoding beta-mannanase: MKYLIILLVITYLITVGFGSSSNIYQAEDGILNGTFVSNAVSGYKGKGYVDGFDKDGDSCTVTVNIEEDGIYEIIIGYSAPFGYKENALYINNVFQSNVKFNPSKTFTTVSAGFVPLKRGKNIISIVKNWGWIYLDYFEIRKGEIPTLKVEPKLVTPNPSPEAVKLMEYLVSIFGKYVLSGQAGIMDCYWIFDATGKFPALCGFDMMDYSPSRVEFGAKSYEVENAIRWWNEGGIVQFQWHWNAPKGLYNLPGKEWWRGFYTEATSFDIEYA, encoded by the coding sequence GTGAAGTACTTAATAATACTTCTTGTAATTACCTATTTAATCACTGTGGGCTTTGGTTCCTCCTCTAATATTTATCAAGCAGAAGATGGCATTCTTAATGGGACTTTTGTCTCTAATGCGGTTTCAGGTTATAAAGGAAAAGGCTATGTAGATGGCTTTGATAAAGATGGGGATTCTTGCACCGTCACTGTAAATATTGAAGAGGATGGTATATATGAGATAATAATAGGGTATTCTGCTCCATTTGGATATAAAGAAAATGCTCTTTATATAAACAATGTTTTTCAGTCAAATGTAAAATTTAATCCATCAAAAACTTTTACTACGGTGTCTGCTGGATTTGTTCCATTAAAAAGGGGTAAAAATATTATAAGTATAGTAAAAAATTGGGGATGGATTTATTTGGATTATTTTGAAATAAGAAAAGGAGAAATTCCAACTTTGAAAGTAGAGCCAAAATTAGTTACTCCTAATCCTTCTCCTGAAGCTGTTAAATTAATGGAATATCTTGTAAGTATATTTGGAAAGTATGTATTATCTGGGCAGGCTGGAATTATGGATTGTTATTGGATATTTGATGCTACTGGTAAATTCCCTGCCCTTTGTGGTTTTGATATGATGGACTATTCTCCATCAAGAGTTGAATTTGGAGCTAAAAGTTATGAGGTGGAAAATGCAATAAGATGGTGGAATGAGGGAGGGATAGTACAATTTCAATGGCATTGGAATGCTCCAAAAGGACTATATAATTTGCCAGGAAAGGAATGGTGGCGAGGATTTTATACTGAAGCTACAAGTTTTGATATTGAATATGCT
- the rhaS gene encoding rhamnose ABC transporter substrate-binding protein — translation MKKLLVILLLVALLTLSMESFAAKKGFVIGLVCKTAGNPFFDAVNKGAQEAAKELGDTVIYQSPAASSVQGQIDIINSMIAQKVNAICVSANDPDALVPVCRKAQIRGIPVVTFDSAVKPAGRKLFVNQADMEQIGRIQVQLLAKMINYEGEIAILSAAATMANQNTWIQWMKEELKDPKYSKMKLVAIVYGDDLREKSYNEAMGLFKSYPNLKGIIAPTTVGIAAAARAIEDAGLSGKVQLTGLGLPSEMAEYIKRGTCKAMALWNPIDLGYATIYATHRLLAREIKGNVGEKVNLGRLGDRTIVDEGNGGKMIILGPPFVFDASNIDYWSKVY, via the coding sequence ATGAAAAAATTGTTAGTAATTCTTCTCTTAGTAGCACTATTAACCTTAAGTATGGAATCCTTTGCAGCTAAAAAAGGTTTTGTTATAGGTTTAGTATGTAAAACTGCAGGGAATCCATTCTTCGATGCTGTAAATAAAGGAGCTCAAGAGGCAGCTAAAGAATTGGGAGACACAGTAATTTACCAATCTCCAGCTGCATCAAGTGTACAAGGACAAATAGATATTATCAACTCTATGATTGCTCAAAAAGTTAATGCAATTTGCGTATCCGCCAATGATCCTGATGCATTAGTACCTGTATGTAGAAAAGCACAAATAAGGGGAATTCCTGTGGTTACTTTTGATTCTGCTGTAAAACCTGCAGGAAGAAAATTATTTGTCAATCAAGCGGATATGGAACAGATAGGTAGAATTCAAGTTCAACTATTAGCCAAAATGATAAATTATGAAGGAGAAATTGCCATATTAAGTGCAGCAGCAACTATGGCCAACCAAAATACCTGGATACAATGGATGAAAGAAGAATTAAAAGATCCAAAATATAGTAAAATGAAATTAGTCGCAATAGTTTATGGAGATGATTTAAGAGAAAAAAGTTATAACGAAGCCATGGGATTATTTAAGTCGTATCCAAATTTGAAAGGAATTATTGCTCCAACCACTGTAGGTATAGCAGCTGCAGCAAGAGCCATTGAAGATGCGGGACTTTCTGGCAAGGTCCAATTAACAGGTCTTGGACTTCCCAGTGAAATGGCAGAATACATTAAAAGAGGTACATGTAAAGCAATGGCTCTTTGGAATCCTATTGATTTAGGATACGCAACAATTTATGCTACTCATAGACTCCTGGCAAGAGAAATTAAAGGAAACGTCGGAGAGAAAGTAAATCTTGGTAGATTAGGTGATAGAACTATAGTCGATGAAGGAAATGGTGGGAAAATGATTATTCTTGGACCTCCATTTGTATTTGATGCATCTAATATTGATTACTGGTCAAAAGTATACTAA
- a CDS encoding glycerate kinase, whose translation MREILWEIIKSSLESANPKLAVKNYLFYDKDERKVKIEDREFEIKGDIYLLSVGKASFPMTEGALEVLGDLIKKGYLVVPYGYEGKLEGNIEILHSSHPIPDENSERSAQVVLNFVESLKENDILIFLLSGGGSALLSLPREGITLQDKIEITKLLLSCSARIQEINAVRKHLSKIKGGQLAEKCKGTIITLVVSDVLGNQLDSIASGPTVPDSTTYKDVFTILKKYDLWEKVPEKVRELINKGILGEIPETPKFISERHFTKVVLSNRICLEKAMEKAKDLGLNTLLLTGFLEGEAREVAKVIAGIVKEIKFFKNPVSPPCALILGGETTVTLRGNGLGGRNQELVLSFAIEIQGIDGLLLASFATDGRDGPTDSAGAFADGNTVKRAENFGMDPISYLLNNDSYHFFEKLNDLIKIGPTHTNVNDIVIALIK comes from the coding sequence ATGAGAGAGATACTTTGGGAGATAATTAAATCATCACTGGAATCTGCTAACCCTAAGTTAGCAGTAAAAAATTATCTTTTTTATGATAAAGATGAAAGAAAAGTAAAAATAGAAGATAGAGAGTTTGAGATAAAAGGAGATATATACCTCCTTTCTGTGGGAAAGGCTTCTTTTCCCATGACAGAAGGAGCATTGGAAGTCTTAGGTGATTTGATAAAAAAGGGATATTTAGTAGTTCCTTATGGATATGAAGGTAAGCTTGAGGGAAATATAGAGATACTACATTCTTCTCATCCCATACCTGATGAAAATAGTGAAAGATCAGCACAAGTTGTCCTTAATTTTGTAGAAAGTTTAAAGGAAAATGATATATTAATTTTTCTACTTTCAGGAGGAGGATCTGCTCTTCTTTCTCTTCCAAGGGAAGGGATTACCCTGCAAGACAAAATAGAAATAACAAAACTTCTTTTGTCCTGTTCTGCAAGGATTCAGGAAATAAATGCAGTGAGGAAGCATTTAAGCAAAATTAAAGGGGGTCAGCTTGCAGAAAAGTGTAAGGGAACAATAATAACCTTGGTTGTTTCTGATGTTCTTGGGAATCAATTAGATAGCATTGCTTCTGGTCCTACAGTTCCTGATTCTACTACTTATAAAGATGTTTTTACCATCTTAAAAAAATATGATTTATGGGAAAAAGTTCCAGAAAAGGTAAGAGAACTTATAAATAAAGGAATTCTAGGGGAAATTCCTGAAACACCCAAATTTATTAGTGAAAGACACTTCACAAAGGTAGTCTTATCCAATAGAATTTGTCTTGAAAAAGCAATGGAAAAAGCAAAAGATCTTGGACTTAATACTCTTCTTCTTACAGGTTTTTTAGAGGGAGAGGCAAGGGAAGTTGCAAAAGTTATTGCTGGGATTGTTAAGGAGATAAAATTTTTCAAAAATCCTGTTTCACCACCTTGTGCCTTAATTTTGGGTGGGGAAACAACTGTTACTTTGAGAGGTAATGGTTTGGGAGGACGAAATCAAGAGCTCGTACTCTCCTTTGCTATAGAGATTCAGGGGATAGATGGGCTCCTTTTAGCATCTTTTGCTACTGATGGAAGAGATGGTCCCACAGATTCTGCAGGAGCTTTTGCAGATGGAAATACAGTAAAAAGGGCAGAAAATTTTGGGATGGACCCAATATCTTATCTTTTAAATAATGATTCCTACCATTTCTTCGAGAAGCTTAATGATTTGATAAAAATAGGACCTACCCATACTAATGTGAATGATATTGTTATAGCATTAATAAAGTGA
- a CDS encoding D-xylose ABC transporter ATP-binding protein (with RbsBCD acts to import ribose into the cell; RbsA contains 2 ATP-binding domain), translated as MDKYILELQHISKSFTGTKAVLDSVDFNLIKGEIHALVGENGAGKSTLIKIISGILQPDTGRIILEGKEVKFRNALEAQLHGIAAVYQEPAVFPNLSIAENLFAGHYKTLTFSKSINWKEMYNSAQSLLNSLGLEVDPKTLVKNLSIAERQIVEIARVLSINPKVLILDEPTSALTLEETKRLFNILKKLKNEGTSIIFISHRLEEVFEIADRVTVLRDGKYIGTRDVSKTNMDELIQMMVGRTLKDMYPKEIIKKGEVLLRVEGLSREGEFYDVSFELHKGEVLGIAGLIGAGRTELAQTIFGIRKKDKGKIYLDGKEVEINNPQSAIKHGIVYVPEDRHQYGLILPMDIACNITLPILRDLVSKGFIDRKKEEELAKRYYELLDIRAQGLWQKVMNLSGGNQQKVVLAKWLSTSPKILLLDEPTRGIDVGAKVAIYQFINRLAREGYGIILISSELSEVLGMSDTILVMHEGRIVGKFNREEATQEKILSLALGRGVFINN; from the coding sequence ATGGATAAATATATCTTAGAACTTCAACATATTTCAAAAAGTTTCACAGGAACAAAAGCTGTCTTAGATAGTGTAGACTTTAATTTAATTAAAGGAGAAATCCATGCTCTTGTTGGAGAAAATGGAGCTGGTAAGTCAACCTTAATTAAAATAATAAGTGGAATATTACAACCTGATACTGGCAGGATAATATTGGAGGGTAAAGAGGTTAAATTTAGAAATGCCTTAGAAGCTCAATTACATGGAATTGCAGCTGTTTACCAAGAACCAGCAGTATTTCCCAATTTAAGTATTGCGGAGAATTTATTTGCCGGACATTACAAAACCTTAACATTTTCTAAAAGCATAAATTGGAAAGAAATGTATAATTCAGCTCAAAGTTTACTTAATTCGTTAGGTTTAGAGGTAGACCCTAAAACTCTGGTAAAAAACCTAAGCATTGCGGAGAGACAAATTGTTGAAATAGCGAGAGTTCTTTCCATAAATCCTAAAGTTTTAATCTTGGATGAACCAACATCCGCTTTAACATTAGAAGAAACAAAAAGATTATTTAATATTCTCAAAAAGTTAAAAAATGAAGGAACTTCTATAATATTCATATCTCACCGTTTAGAAGAAGTTTTTGAAATTGCGGACAGAGTTACTGTTTTAAGAGATGGGAAATATATAGGAACAAGAGATGTAAGCAAAACAAATATGGATGAGCTTATACAAATGATGGTAGGAAGAACTTTGAAAGATATGTATCCAAAAGAAATAATTAAAAAAGGAGAGGTACTATTAAGAGTTGAAGGGCTAAGTAGAGAAGGAGAATTCTATGATGTATCTTTTGAGCTTCATAAAGGAGAGGTCCTTGGTATAGCTGGTTTGATTGGAGCTGGAAGAACAGAGCTTGCTCAAACAATTTTTGGGATTAGGAAAAAGGACAAAGGTAAAATATATTTAGATGGTAAAGAAGTAGAAATTAATAATCCTCAATCTGCTATTAAACATGGTATTGTTTATGTTCCAGAGGATAGACATCAATATGGATTGATACTCCCAATGGATATTGCCTGTAACATTACTTTACCAATATTGCGAGATTTAGTAAGTAAGGGCTTTATAGATAGAAAAAAAGAAGAGGAATTAGCTAAAAGGTATTATGAACTTTTGGATATAAGAGCTCAAGGCTTATGGCAAAAAGTAATGAATCTTTCTGGAGGTAATCAGCAAAAAGTTGTACTTGCAAAGTGGCTTTCCACATCTCCTAAGATTCTATTATTAGACGAACCAACAAGAGGAATTGATGTTGGAGCTAAAGTTGCCATATATCAATTTATCAATAGATTGGCTCGGGAAGGATATGGAATCATTCTGATATCATCAGAACTTTCTGAAGTTTTAGGCATGAGTGATACTATTTTAGTAATGCATGAGGGAAGAATAGTTGGGAAATTTAATAGAGAAGAAGCAACTCAGGAGAAAATCTTATCTTTAGCTCTTGGTAGGGGAGTTTTTATAAATAACTAA
- a CDS encoding branched-chain amino acid ABC transporter permease, translated as MAKSSVLNKSKNVYRDIEKIREWGILIPIILFAFIVALRNPYFLTAENIQYIFLDASILTIVAIGEMMVILTGGIDLSVGSTLALIGMIIAMFYKNNFNFPAILAPFMGIGLGIICGAINGLLVSKGKFLPIIATLSTMYIYRGLVYIISGGKWVNAHEMPEGFKLLTRTNILGIPSLIIFAGIIFIIFYYFLNHRTTGREIYAVGDNPNSAIFVGINKDKILFLVYVISGAMAGLGGVLYTSRFASAESSAAMGFELSAISAVVIGGVKTTGGSGRITGVLLGAFLLTMIINGLNVMKISPFYKLAFQGVMFLTAVIIDSLIAERTQKEYRRKKR; from the coding sequence ATGGCTAAAAGTTCAGTATTAAACAAAAGTAAAAATGTTTACAGAGATATTGAGAAGATAAGAGAATGGGGAATATTAATACCTATAATACTTTTTGCCTTCATAGTAGCTTTAAGAAACCCATATTTCTTAACTGCTGAGAACATCCAATATATTTTCTTAGATGCCTCCATTTTAACTATAGTAGCAATTGGAGAAATGATGGTCATTCTTACTGGAGGGATTGATCTATCAGTAGGCTCCACTTTAGCCTTAATCGGCATGATTATTGCAATGTTTTACAAAAATAACTTTAATTTTCCTGCTATCTTAGCCCCCTTCATGGGAATAGGACTTGGTATTATTTGTGGTGCCATTAATGGGCTATTAGTGAGTAAAGGGAAATTTTTACCTATCATTGCTACTCTATCAACTATGTATATTTATAGAGGCTTAGTTTACATTATAAGTGGAGGTAAATGGGTAAATGCCCATGAAATGCCAGAAGGATTTAAATTATTAACCCGAACCAACATATTAGGTATTCCAAGTTTAATCATTTTTGCAGGTATAATATTTATAATATTTTATTACTTTTTAAATCATAGGACCACTGGAAGGGAAATATACGCTGTAGGAGATAATCCTAACTCTGCTATTTTTGTTGGTATCAATAAAGACAAAATTCTATTTTTGGTCTATGTTATTTCAGGAGCAATGGCTGGTTTAGGAGGAGTTTTGTATACTTCAAGATTTGCCTCAGCAGAAAGTAGTGCTGCTATGGGCTTTGAGCTTTCCGCAATTTCTGCAGTAGTCATTGGTGGAGTTAAAACAACTGGTGGATCAGGAAGAATAACAGGGGTTCTATTAGGAGCCTTCTTACTCACAATGATAATAAATGGGCTTAATGTTATGAAAATATCTCCTTTTTATAAACTCGCATTTCAGGGTGTCATGTTTTTAACTGCAGTTATAATTGATTCTCTTATTGCAGAAAGAACTCAAAAGGAGTATAGGAGGAAAAAAAGATGA